In Bacillus sp. KH172YL63, one genomic interval encodes:
- the sleB gene encoding spore cortex-lytic enzyme, protein MVLLCSLLMISTEGKRADAFTNQVIQHGATGEDVIELQSRLQYIGYYNGAIDGVFGWGTYWALRNFQYEFGLPIDGLAGKETKDKLVKASKYNKQFVKEQIEKGNKFSHYGGTDMSKQSTPDSGKSASDSSEKATPSKPTAVNTPNGFSQNDIQLMANAVYGEARGEPYEGQVAVAAVILNRVDSSSFPNTAAGVIFEPGAFTAVADGQIWLTPNDRAKEAVLDAINGWDPSSSALYYFNPATATSKWIWSRPQIKKIGKHIFCS, encoded by the coding sequence ATGGTGCTTCTCTGTTCACTCTTGATGATTTCCACTGAGGGTAAAAGGGCGGACGCATTCACAAATCAAGTCATTCAACATGGGGCTACAGGAGAAGATGTCATTGAGCTTCAGTCCAGGCTTCAATATATCGGTTACTATAATGGCGCAATTGATGGGGTGTTTGGGTGGGGAACATACTGGGCCCTCAGAAACTTCCAATATGAGTTCGGGCTTCCGATCGACGGACTCGCCGGAAAGGAAACAAAAGATAAATTAGTAAAGGCCTCGAAGTACAATAAACAGTTTGTAAAAGAGCAGATAGAAAAAGGAAATAAATTCAGCCACTATGGCGGTACCGATATGAGCAAACAAAGTACACCTGATAGCGGAAAATCCGCTTCAGATAGCAGTGAGAAAGCGACGCCTTCAAAACCTACGGCGGTAAATACACCAAATGGGTTCTCCCAGAATGATATCCAATTGATGGCGAATGCCGTATATGGGGAAGCAAGGGGTGAACCGTATGAAGGACAGGTGGCGGTGGCTGCTGTCATCCTTAACCGTGTTGACAGTTCGTCCTTTCCGAATACAGCCGCTGGCGTCATCTTCGAGCCCGGTGCATTTACGGCTGTTGCCGACGGACAAATCTGGCTGACGCCGAATGACAGGGCGAAAGAAGCTGTCCTCGACGCAATCAACGGCTGGGATCCTTCTTCAAGTGCACTGTACTACTTCAATCCAGCAACTGCAACAAGCAAATGGATCTGGTCACGGCCGCAAATCAAAAAAATCGGAAAGCACATATTCTGTAGTTAA
- the prsW gene encoding glutamic-type intramembrane protease PrsW, which yields MLVILSAGIAPGLALLSYFYLRDQYEAEPVALVFKTFMYGALITFPIMFLQYVLEVEGIIGSNWSTAFISSGFLEEFFKWFILMFAIFQHVDFNDPYDGIIYGASVSLGFATVENILYLIANGVEHAFGRALLPVSSHALFGVIMGYYLGKAKFSSKEERRKWLFLAMTIPFILHGTYNYIFLAETNWVYYMVPFMLFLWWLGLKKVKSANRLTENKYKTELENEII from the coding sequence ATGCTGGTGATTTTATCAGCGGGTATAGCACCAGGATTAGCATTGTTAAGTTACTTTTATTTACGTGATCAATACGAGGCGGAACCTGTTGCATTGGTGTTCAAAACGTTTATGTACGGGGCCCTCATTACTTTTCCGATCATGTTTTTACAATATGTCTTGGAAGTCGAAGGAATCATCGGCTCCAATTGGTCCACAGCTTTTATCTCCTCAGGTTTCCTGGAAGAATTTTTTAAGTGGTTTATATTAATGTTTGCGATATTTCAGCATGTTGATTTTAATGACCCTTATGATGGCATCATTTACGGGGCAAGTGTTTCATTGGGATTTGCGACAGTAGAGAATATCCTTTACTTGATCGCCAACGGAGTGGAGCACGCTTTCGGAAGGGCTTTGCTTCCTGTATCCAGTCATGCCCTGTTCGGTGTCATTATGGGGTATTATTTGGGGAAGGCCAAATTCTCTTCAAAGGAAGAAAGAAGAAAATGGCTGTTCCTTGCCATGACGATTCCTTTTATATTGCACGGAACGTACAATTATATCTTCTTAGCGGAAACGAACTGGGTTTATTATATGGTACCGTTCATGCTTTTCCTGTGGTGGCTGGGACTGAAGAAAGTGAAGAGTGCCAACAGACTGACAGAAAACAAGTATAAAACTGAATTGGAAAATGAAATTATTTAA
- a CDS encoding asparaginase has translation MKKDILVIHTGGTISMMEDAQTGAVTPGKENPLSVQTSIVSNLANLMVKEAFHLPSPHITPQHMQQIKDIIEVTYKEKAFDGVVITHGTDTLEETAYFLDLTVSLPVSIVVTGAMRSSNEIGADGLYNLISSIRVAADEKSKGKGVLVVLNDEIHSAKNVTKTHTSNVSTFQSPQYGPIGIVTKRGVLFHHQPTSSEFYQVCDISKRVTLIKAYAGMDSGLLKVIKDLQYDGVVIEALGQGNLPPDTVSGINGLIEANIPVVLVSRCFNGIVQDIYGYSGGGKQLKEKGVIFSNGLNGQKARIKLMVALAQTSDIGELESIFKN, from the coding sequence ATGAAGAAAGATATATTGGTCATACATACTGGGGGAACCATTTCGATGATGGAAGATGCACAGACAGGCGCTGTGACACCAGGGAAGGAAAACCCTCTCTCTGTTCAAACATCCATCGTCTCAAACTTGGCAAATCTGATGGTTAAAGAAGCCTTTCATCTGCCATCGCCCCACATCACCCCTCAACATATGCAGCAGATTAAAGATATAATCGAAGTGACCTACAAGGAAAAGGCATTTGACGGTGTTGTCATCACACACGGAACGGATACGCTGGAAGAAACAGCTTATTTCCTGGATTTAACCGTCTCCCTCCCTGTCTCGATCGTCGTGACGGGCGCCATGCGATCAAGTAATGAAATCGGCGCAGACGGGTTATATAATCTGATTTCGTCCATCCGGGTCGCTGCAGATGAAAAATCCAAGGGTAAAGGCGTATTGGTTGTCTTGAATGACGAAATCCATTCAGCCAAAAACGTCACAAAGACTCATACAAGCAATGTGTCGACTTTCCAGAGTCCACAGTACGGGCCGATTGGGATCGTGACAAAAAGGGGCGTCCTCTTCCATCACCAGCCGACCTCGTCTGAATTCTATCAAGTATGCGATATTTCAAAAAGAGTGACATTGATTAAAGCATACGCCGGCATGGATTCTGGATTATTGAAAGTCATCAAGGATCTTCAATACGACGGTGTCGTCATCGAAGCGTTAGGGCAGGGGAATCTTCCGCCAGACACAGTCAGCGGCATCAATGGACTCATTGAAGCGAATATTCCTGTTGTACTCGTTTCCCGATGCTTCAACGGGATCGTCCAGGATATATACGGCTACTCCGGTGGAGGAAAACAGCTGAAAGAAAAAGGGGTCATTTTCTCAAACGGATTGAATGGGCAGAAGGCCAGAATCAAACTAATGGTTGCACTTGCCCAGACTTCGGATATCGGAGAATTGGAATCAATTTTCAAAAACTAG
- a CDS encoding YpdA family putative bacillithiol disulfide reductase: MKQEECIIVGGGPCGLSAAISLKEKGINPLIIEKGNIVNAIYHYPTHQTFFSSSEKLEIGDVPFVIEEHKPRRNQALVYYREVAKRKDLRINRFETVLQVSKEEGCFTVSTSKDTYKSKTVVIATGYYDHPNYLNIPGENSEKVFHYFKEAHPFFDTDVVVIGGKNSAVDAALELNKAGARVTVIYRGSEYSKSVKPWILPNFDVLVRNGEVKMEFNACVEEIKADSVIYNVDGKKQEIKNDFVFAMTGYHPDHSFLTKMGINIDEETGRPAFHPETMETNVEGVYIAGVIAAGNNANEIFIENGRLHGGLIADSIVNKMNG; this comes from the coding sequence TTGAAACAAGAAGAATGCATCATTGTAGGCGGCGGGCCGTGCGGATTGTCTGCGGCTATCAGCTTAAAAGAAAAAGGCATCAATCCTTTGATCATTGAGAAAGGGAATATTGTGAATGCCATCTATCACTACCCTACCCATCAAACCTTTTTTTCATCAAGTGAGAAGCTTGAAATAGGGGATGTGCCTTTTGTTATTGAAGAACATAAGCCAAGAAGGAATCAGGCGCTTGTTTATTACCGGGAAGTGGCCAAAAGGAAGGACCTGAGGATCAACCGTTTCGAAACGGTGCTGCAAGTCAGCAAAGAGGAAGGGTGCTTCACTGTATCCACTTCAAAGGACACATACAAAAGCAAAACGGTCGTCATCGCAACCGGCTATTACGATCATCCGAATTACTTGAATATTCCAGGTGAGAATTCGGAAAAGGTATTCCATTATTTCAAGGAAGCCCATCCGTTTTTTGATACGGATGTCGTCGTAATCGGCGGGAAGAATTCCGCAGTGGATGCTGCCCTCGAGTTGAATAAAGCCGGGGCAAGGGTAACCGTCATCTATCGTGGAAGTGAATACTCAAAAAGTGTAAAACCGTGGATTCTTCCTAACTTTGACGTACTTGTCAGAAACGGTGAAGTGAAGATGGAATTCAATGCATGTGTAGAAGAAATAAAAGCAGATTCCGTCATCTACAATGTAGACGGGAAGAAGCAGGAAATCAAAAATGATTTTGTGTTTGCCATGACGGGTTATCATCCTGATCACAGCTTCCTGACCAAGATGGGGATCAACATCGATGAAGAAACCGGACGGCCAGCATTTCATCCTGAGACGATGGAAACGAATGTAGAAGGTGTTTATATTGCAGGTGTCATAGCTGCAGGTAACAATGCCAATGAAATATTCATTGAAAACGGCCGATTGCACGGAGGCTTGATCGCCGATTCCATCGTGAACAAGATGAATGGGTAA
- a CDS encoding Glu/Leu/Phe/Val family dehydrogenase: MVAEKGKETHQASDKHDVLKSTQTVIQLALDKLGYSEEVFELLKEPVRMLTVKIPVRMDDGKVKVFTGYRAQHNDAVGPTKGGIRFHPNVSETEVKALSIWMSLKCGIVDLPYGGGKGGIICDPRDMSFRELERLSRGYVRAISQIVGPSKDIPAPDVFTNSQIMAWMMDEYSRIDEYNSPGFITGKPLVLGGSHGRETATAKGVTICIYEAAKKKGIKLEGARVVVQGFGNAGSFLAKFMHDAGAKVIGISDAYGGLHDEDGLDIDYLLDRRDSFGTVTKLFNNTITNEELLELDCDILVPAAIENQITEKNAHRIRASIVVEAANGPTTLDATKILTERGILLVPDVLASSGGVTVSYFEWVQNNQGYYWSEEEVEEKLEKILVSSFNNVYETSQTRKVDMRLAAYMVGVRKMAEACRFRGWI; encoded by the coding sequence ATGGTAGCCGAAAAGGGGAAAGAAACACATCAAGCATCTGATAAGCATGATGTTCTGAAGTCTACACAAACGGTTATTCAACTTGCACTAGATAAATTGGGGTATTCTGAAGAAGTTTTTGAATTGTTAAAAGAACCGGTCCGGATGTTGACAGTGAAGATTCCGGTCCGGATGGATGATGGGAAAGTGAAAGTATTCACGGGTTACCGTGCTCAGCATAATGATGCGGTCGGACCGACAAAAGGCGGCATTCGCTTTCATCCGAATGTTTCGGAAACAGAAGTGAAGGCGCTTTCAATCTGGATGAGTTTGAAATGCGGGATTGTTGACCTTCCGTATGGAGGCGGAAAGGGCGGGATCATATGCGACCCCCGTGACATGTCATTTCGTGAGCTTGAACGTTTAAGCCGGGGATATGTCCGTGCCATCAGCCAAATCGTTGGACCATCTAAGGATATACCTGCACCTGATGTATTTACAAACTCACAGATCATGGCATGGATGATGGATGAATACAGCAGGATCGATGAATATAACTCGCCGGGATTCATTACCGGAAAGCCTTTGGTCCTCGGGGGATCCCATGGGCGGGAAACGGCGACTGCAAAAGGCGTGACGATCTGTATCTATGAAGCGGCTAAGAAGAAGGGAATCAAGCTTGAAGGGGCTCGTGTCGTGGTGCAGGGATTCGGAAATGCCGGAAGTTTCCTCGCGAAATTCATGCATGATGCAGGAGCGAAAGTCATCGGGATTTCTGATGCATATGGAGGCCTTCATGATGAAGACGGCCTCGATATCGACTATTTGCTGGATCGCCGGGACAGTTTCGGAACAGTGACGAAATTGTTTAACAATACAATCACAAATGAAGAGCTGTTAGAGCTTGATTGCGATATTCTTGTACCGGCTGCAATCGAGAATCAGATCACAGAAAAGAATGCCCACCGGATCAGGGCGAGCATCGTTGTAGAGGCGGCTAACGGTCCTACCACGCTTGATGCGACGAAGATTCTGACTGAAAGGGGCATTTTACTCGTACCCGACGTGTTGGCATCCTCAGGGGGCGTAACCGTTTCATACTTCGAGTGGGTCCAGAATAATCAGGGTTATTACTGGTCGGAAGAAGAAGTGGAAGAAAAGCTTGAAAAGATTCTTGTCAGCTCGTTTAATAATGTGTACGAAACCTCGCAAACGAGGAAAGTCGACATGAGACTTGCCGCCTATATGGTCGGAGTAAGAAAAATGGCAGAAGCCTGCAGGTTCCGCGGCTGGATTTAG
- a CDS encoding adaptor protein MecA gives MKLERISENKIKFSISVEELEQKGLFEQDQWKDSYMWHDLFEDMLDEVQGKFGIEAQMEITVEIESFDDYEICMILTLESEDDFSDWEDGMELMNFESDHDILVYLDDVEDLISLLKRLDDTDKVSNSLTQLSIIHFENHYYVLIENLLEGDSFILEAICTDYGQQSNITKHILLEYGRIVLLKDSIEKILFYF, from the coding sequence ATGAAGCTCGAAAGAATTTCGGAGAATAAAATTAAATTCTCCATCAGTGTGGAGGAATTAGAGCAGAAGGGTTTGTTTGAGCAGGATCAATGGAAAGATTCCTACATGTGGCATGATCTTTTTGAAGACATGTTAGATGAAGTCCAGGGGAAGTTCGGAATCGAAGCACAAATGGAAATCACCGTAGAGATTGAATCCTTCGATGATTATGAAATATGCATGATCCTCACTTTAGAGTCAGAAGATGATTTTTCTGATTGGGAAGACGGGATGGAACTGATGAACTTTGAGAGTGATCATGATATTCTGGTCTATCTTGATGATGTTGAGGATTTGATTAGCCTCCTGAAGCGACTGGATGACACGGATAAAGTAAGCAATTCCCTCACTCAATTGAGCATCATCCATTTTGAGAACCATTATTATGTACTTATCGAAAATCTGCTGGAAGGGGACAGCTTCATCCTCGAAGCAATCTGTACCGATTACGGCCAACAATCCAATATCACGAAGCACATCCTGTTGGAGTACGGGAGGATTGTCTTGCTGAAGGACAGCATAGAAAAAATATTGTTTTATTTCTAA
- a CDS encoding MerR family transcriptional regulator, which yields MSHEKKLEGKYNIKAVSTILGIQPGTLRAWERRYQIIAPVRNESGHRLYTEQHLNILKWLVEKVDQGFTISQAVALLDKQDLEDSEINSSQQKDRTQSISDDLLKALLRFDETKAHEIINQSFAVYTIDKVVIDILGSLLVRIGDLWENGEITTAHEHFATSILRSRIGIIMHSFPHNGILPKVVAVCGPGEWHELGLLIFTLYVRRKGFEVIYLGSSIKENDIDVVLDEVDPKFLFFSCTLMENTDHLLNLVSSLKEERENLNIGIGGFAVDHLPNKLKEKFGEHIVGQTKDEWEQWLKSKL from the coding sequence ATGAGTCACGAAAAGAAATTAGAAGGCAAGTATAATATAAAGGCTGTCTCTACCATACTGGGGATACAGCCCGGCACTTTGAGGGCTTGGGAAAGAAGATACCAGATCATCGCGCCAGTCAGGAATGAATCGGGACATCGATTGTACACCGAGCAGCATTTGAATATCTTGAAGTGGCTGGTTGAGAAAGTAGATCAGGGATTCACGATCAGTCAGGCAGTCGCACTACTGGACAAGCAGGATCTAGAGGACAGTGAAATCAACTCGTCTCAACAAAAGGACCGTACACAATCCATATCAGATGATTTACTAAAGGCCCTCTTGCGTTTTGACGAAACTAAAGCCCACGAAATCATCAACCAGTCGTTTGCAGTTTATACGATAGATAAAGTCGTCATCGACATTCTTGGTAGCCTGCTCGTGAGAATCGGGGACTTGTGGGAAAACGGGGAAATAACGACGGCACATGAGCATTTCGCAACCTCCATACTCAGATCGAGGATCGGGATCATCATGCATTCATTTCCCCATAATGGCATACTACCTAAAGTCGTCGCAGTTTGCGGCCCAGGTGAATGGCATGAGCTGGGACTGCTGATCTTTACCCTGTATGTAAGAAGAAAAGGCTTTGAAGTCATTTATCTCGGATCAAGCATTAAGGAAAATGATATAGATGTAGTCCTTGATGAAGTGGATCCGAAGTTTCTCTTTTTCTCATGCACCCTCATGGAAAACACAGATCATCTTCTGAACCTTGTTTCTTCATTAAAAGAAGAAAGGGAGAATCTTAACATCGGCATCGGCGGGTTTGCGGTCGACCATCTTCCGAACAAATTAAAAGAAAAGTTCGGCGAACATATCGTGGGACAAACCAAAGATGAGTGGGAGCAATGGCTGAAAAGTAAATTATAA
- a CDS encoding metallophosphoesterase produces the protein MLEFSIISLLAGGVILLLIMIYEARRNTVKKEELILGGFPPEMSPLSLFFISDIHKREISEDVIKEVKGKTDLVIIGGDLLERGVPFSKVEENLERLMTIGPVYFVWGNNDYETDTSKLRQIFKKKGIKEIVNGSLKVPVGNGVINLIGVDDASTQRADYQQAIGETDPGKFNLLISHDPRLVKQVQKEDGIDLMLSGHTHGGQIRLFGWGMYKKGRLEILPQTTLLVSNGYGTTAIPLRLGAPAETHLLTIRNGQGL, from the coding sequence ATGCTTGAATTCAGTATTATTTCATTACTAGCAGGAGGAGTCATTCTCCTTCTTATCATGATATATGAAGCACGTCGAAATACGGTTAAGAAGGAAGAGTTGATTCTCGGGGGCTTTCCCCCGGAAATGTCACCGCTGTCCCTGTTTTTCATCTCAGATATACATAAGCGGGAGATTTCAGAAGATGTCATCAAAGAAGTGAAAGGAAAGACCGATTTGGTCATCATAGGCGGTGACCTCCTTGAAAGAGGGGTGCCGTTTTCGAAAGTTGAAGAGAATCTGGAGCGTCTTATGACTATCGGTCCCGTGTATTTCGTGTGGGGAAATAACGATTATGAAACCGACACGAGCAAATTGAGACAAATCTTCAAAAAAAAGGGAATAAAAGAAATCGTCAATGGATCATTGAAAGTGCCCGTTGGGAATGGGGTAATCAACCTGATCGGGGTGGATGATGCCAGCACTCAACGAGCGGATTATCAACAGGCAATCGGGGAAACAGATCCCGGAAAATTCAATCTGTTGATCAGTCATGATCCGAGGCTGGTAAAACAAGTACAAAAAGAAGATGGAATCGATCTTATGCTCAGCGGGCATACACATGGGGGACAGATTCGACTGTTTGGTTGGGGGATGTATAAAAAAGGAAGACTTGAAATTCTACCCCAGACCACCCTATTAGTAAGCAACGGTTACGGCACGACTGCCATCCCACTGAGACTTGGGGCTCCAGCTGAAACCCATCTCCTGACGATTAGAAATGGGCAGGGGTTATGA
- a CDS encoding CBS domain-containing protein translates to MFVKNAMIPKHKCYVVDENDSIEKTLNVLEHHKIDGVPILSNDQFRGVATRYNIYQSFFHSGMEKDAFLKEKKARDILADTDKFITEKDVFENALIELQDSPILPVVGEQNEFLGLITRFDVLDQFRSAFGMDQKGVRIAFSSVETEGRIARLGDIIQQYSESVISLVTFDETDKLLRRIVLKVEKKDNMDKFLNKLEKSGFRILDIHEDE, encoded by the coding sequence ATGTTTGTAAAAAATGCCATGATACCCAAACACAAATGCTATGTGGTCGATGAGAATGATTCAATCGAAAAAACCCTAAACGTTCTTGAACATCATAAAATTGATGGCGTGCCCATCCTCTCGAATGATCAATTTAGAGGTGTAGCGACCCGTTATAATATTTATCAAAGCTTCTTCCATTCCGGGATGGAGAAAGATGCATTCCTAAAAGAGAAGAAAGCGAGGGACATACTGGCCGACACAGATAAGTTCATTACGGAAAAAGATGTATTTGAAAATGCACTCATTGAATTGCAGGATTCACCAATCCTGCCTGTCGTCGGGGAACAAAATGAGTTTCTTGGGCTCATCACCCGATTTGATGTGCTTGACCAGTTTAGAAGCGCATTCGGAATGGATCAAAAAGGAGTGCGGATTGCGTTTTCTTCTGTAGAAACCGAAGGGCGCATCGCCCGTCTCGGGGATATCATCCAACAGTATTCCGAATCAGTCATCTCGCTTGTAACGTTTGATGAAACAGATAAATTGCTGAGACGCATTGTCCTCAAAGTGGAAAAAAAGGACAATATGGATAAGTTCCTTAATAAATTGGAGAAATCCGGATTCCGCATCCTGGATATTCATGAAGATGAATAA
- a CDS encoding spore coat associated protein CotJA, giving the protein MTEFYKDYYPYVSPFDPCKPITRKVYSTPPNLYLGFQPPNLEQYSPKEALQKGTLWKVFYDPYYSPYEKMKGD; this is encoded by the coding sequence TTGACTGAGTTCTATAAGGATTATTACCCGTACGTGAGCCCATTCGATCCTTGTAAGCCGATTACCCGGAAGGTTTATTCAACTCCCCCGAACCTTTATTTGGGCTTCCAGCCGCCAAACCTGGAGCAATATTCACCGAAGGAGGCATTACAAAAAGGAACACTGTGGAAAGTGTTTTACGACCCGTATTACAGTCCATACGAAAAAATGAAGGGAGACTAA
- a CDS encoding spore coat protein CotJB, with translation MKQLPPHYYEVLEELQAVDFVIVDLTLYLDTHPEDYEAISQYNMYIKTRKQIKKKFEKEFGPLTHYGYSYSNYPWDWKDAPWPWQV, from the coding sequence ATGAAACAACTCCCCCCACATTATTATGAAGTGTTGGAAGAACTGCAGGCGGTGGATTTCGTCATAGTCGATCTCACCCTCTATCTGGATACCCATCCTGAAGACTATGAAGCAATCTCCCAATACAATATGTACATCAAGACTCGAAAGCAAATCAAAAAGAAATTCGAAAAGGAATTCGGGCCATTGACCCACTATGGGTATAGCTACTCCAACTATCCCTGGGACTGGAAGGATGCCCCTTGGCCATGGCAAGTATAA
- a CDS encoding manganese catalase family protein: MWVYEKKLQYPVRVSTCNPKLAKFLIEQYGGADGELAAALRYLNQRYSIPDKVIGLLTDIGTEEFAHLEMIATMVYKLIKDATPQQMKDAGLDPHYVNHDGAIFYQNAAGVPFTTAYIAAKGDPIADLYEDIAAEEKARATYQWIINMSDDPDLNDGLRFLREREIIHSQRFREAVEILKEERDRKVFF; this comes from the coding sequence ATGTGGGTGTACGAGAAGAAGCTGCAATATCCCGTCAGAGTGAGTACATGCAACCCGAAATTAGCGAAATTCCTTATTGAACAATACGGCGGTGCCGACGGAGAGCTTGCCGCAGCGCTCCGATACCTCAATCAACGATATTCGATTCCTGATAAAGTAATCGGGCTGCTAACGGATATTGGTACAGAAGAATTTGCTCATCTTGAAATGATCGCAACGATGGTTTATAAGTTAATCAAAGACGCCACTCCACAGCAGATGAAAGATGCAGGACTTGACCCCCATTATGTGAACCATGATGGCGCGATCTTCTATCAAAATGCAGCAGGTGTACCTTTTACCACTGCCTATATTGCAGCTAAAGGGGATCCGATTGCAGACCTTTACGAAGACATCGCTGCCGAAGAAAAAGCCAGGGCAACGTATCAGTGGATCATTAATATGAGCGATGACCCTGACCTGAATGATGGTTTACGCTTTTTAAGAGAACGTGAGATCATCCATTCCCAGCGGTTCCGGGAAGCAGTTGAAATCCTGAAGGAAGAGAGAGACAGAAAAGTATTCTTCTAA
- a CDS encoding DUF2663 family protein produces the protein MKIQDFGEWTDQATGQMLHNLIEKKQSFEKAKANHLYSLWGTIFSSFFLLYYLMKQVLEPYSYSFAAMFSAFVSNSLHLLLMLGLVGLFGMTKILYEKKEKKEKEFHALRCEVIDRSKDLWKEDAWKKRHQVFEMLKKEWDINLFHVSK, from the coding sequence ATGAAGATACAGGATTTCGGAGAATGGACGGATCAAGCGACGGGACAAATGCTACATAATCTGATAGAGAAGAAACAATCATTTGAAAAGGCGAAAGCCAATCATCTTTATTCTTTATGGGGAACGATTTTTTCATCATTCTTTCTTCTATATTATCTCATGAAGCAAGTTCTCGAACCCTATTCTTATTCCTTTGCAGCGATGTTTTCTGCATTTGTGTCCAATTCTCTGCATCTATTGCTGATGCTGGGACTTGTTGGACTATTCGGGATGACAAAGATTCTGTATGAAAAGAAAGAAAAAAAAGAGAAGGAATTTCATGCGTTAAGATGTGAGGTCATCGACCGAAGCAAGGATCTGTGGAAAGAAGATGCGTGGAAAAAAAGGCATCAGGTATTCGAGATGTTGAAAAAAGAATGGGACATCAATCTTTTTCATGTATCGAAATAA
- a CDS encoding glycosyltransferase family 4 protein, translating to MVRVALFSDTYHPQVNGVARTLKRLTDHYEKRRIPYKVFVPDLQDKKESYPNVHSFTSFPFFLYPECRTAVANPKTIVKQLNDFSPTLIHVTTPLSMGLFGIRAAKKMNLPLVASYHTHFDMYLNYYKMMWVSPLLSKYIKWFYSQADRIFVPSEETKQHLINQGFTDLSIWGRGVDCEVFSPVKRSPAFREKWKIMKKYILLYVGRLAPEKDLETLEKTIKNLPENMKNQVQWVIVGDGPMKQELMDKTKGEGVIFTGYLTGEGLAEVYASSDLFVFPSASETFGNVILEAFASGLPAVVADKGGVTTIVEHNQTGMIAKAHRAESFIQHITEVLREDRIGYLRMKSLQMARQQSWEQIFDQLVEEFSEVSHVYKQKQMLG from the coding sequence ATGGTGAGAGTAGCGCTTTTTTCTGATACGTACCACCCGCAGGTGAATGGAGTGGCCAGAACGTTGAAAAGGTTAACAGACCATTATGAAAAACGGAGGATCCCATACAAAGTGTTTGTCCCGGATCTTCAGGATAAAAAAGAATCCTACCCGAATGTGCATTCATTTACCAGCTTCCCTTTTTTTCTGTATCCAGAATGCCGGACGGCCGTTGCCAATCCCAAGACGATTGTAAAACAGCTGAATGATTTTTCCCCGACGCTTATCCATGTTACAACCCCGCTCTCGATGGGCCTGTTCGGTATCCGGGCAGCGAAGAAGATGAATCTTCCCCTCGTCGCCTCGTATCATACTCATTTCGATATGTATTTGAACTATTATAAAATGATGTGGGTATCTCCTTTGTTATCGAAATATATAAAATGGTTTTATTCCCAGGCAGACCGTATTTTTGTCCCATCAGAAGAAACGAAGCAGCATCTAATCAACCAAGGGTTCACTGATTTGTCCATTTGGGGGAGGGGAGTCGATTGTGAAGTGTTTTCCCCTGTGAAAAGAAGTCCTGCCTTCAGAGAGAAATGGAAAATTATGAAGAAATACATCCTCCTTTATGTCGGGCGCCTCGCTCCTGAAAAAGATTTAGAAACACTTGAAAAAACTATCAAAAACCTTCCTGAAAACATGAAGAATCAAGTTCAGTGGGTCATCGTTGGGGATGGTCCAATGAAACAGGAACTGATGGACAAAACAAAAGGGGAAGGTGTCATCTTTACGGGATATCTCACAGGTGAGGGGTTGGCAGAGGTGTATGCATCCTCAGACTTGTTTGTGTTTCCTTCTGCATCTGAGACGTTTGGAAATGTTATATTAGAGGCTTTTGCATCAGGCTTGCCGGCGGTGGTGGCCGATAAAGGTGGAGTGACAACGATCGTTGAACATAATCAGACAGGGATGATAGCGAAAGCGCATCGTGCCGAGTCATTCATTCAGCATATCACAGAAGTGCTCAGGGAAGACAGAATCGGCTATCTGCGAATGAAGTCCCTTCAAATGGCCAGGCAACAGTCATGGGAGCAGATCTTTGACCAGCTCGTCGAAGAATTCTCGGAAGTCAGCCATGTCTATAAACAAAAACAAATGCTTGGCTAA